Within Vallitalea okinawensis, the genomic segment AGAGGGCTTGATGAAATAATAATGGATTGTCCTGAAAGAAGAGGATTTGTATTAATTACTGTAGCACCACCATTTAAAAGAATATTGACGCCTGCACAAGCAACATCAACAGACAATACTAATGTTCCACATGGATTAAGAATGCCATCACTACTCCACACAGTCTGCGTCGTTCCATCACAATTCAATTCAAAACATTCTTCAAAAATATCTTTTTCTATTCTTTTATTGCAACCTGATAGCATACTTTGACATGTACAATCACTCATGATATCACCTCCTAAGTCACAGAATTTTGAGAACGGTTTAACAGCAATCATAGTGTATTAACATACAGAAAAATACTACACAACCATCATTATCTGTTCCAGCTATACAATCTGCTGTAATCGAATCAATTCGATCTACTGTTATAGTTCTTGATTCTCCCTGAAGTAAATTATCAATCTGTATTGTATTGCCATTTGTTTGGTTGATGGTAATATTGACACCACCGGCGGCAGAGGTATCACAAGCCTGCTCTACATTAAAGATAAGAGTGGCACATTGATTAACCAAACCATTTGAAATCCAAATTTCATTATCAGTGGAACCACATGCTAGTCGAAAACATGCTTTAGCTTTGTCAGTATCTCTTCGTGAATCTAAACAACAAAAACTCATTCATTTCTCACCTCCATGATTCTAGATTAGTCTGTATTTTACAATTACCTCCTAATTCTCTCTAGGTACATCAATATCTGGCTCATCCTTTCAATGTCCTTTATACTATTTAAAGCTTGTCTCTCTTTATTATTATATTCACTATCAAAGTAGTTGGTTCTCTACATTTCTTCTCAACTTCGTTTTACTTTAATATAAACACAGAGTTTTTTATATTTTCATATATTATATAAGAAGTTTTTTCTGCTTATGTAAAGAACTACAATATTTCTTTAATACTTTTAAGGGAGTTGATATTATTGAGTTGTTGTTTATCCAATGAAAGACAGATTTTAAATACTTGTTTTCAGAATCAGAAGTATACTCTGAATTGTACCAATGACGCTGATGATCTCACATTATTATGGGAAGCCGATGGTTTATTTAACCCAAGTGGAACATTTATTATTACTATTGTTAAAGCTTGTTTTCAAGTACGTCTATTTGTTAATGACGATGAGGTAGAACTTGATAATAGTATTCAAGAAGGGGATACACTGGCCTTTACCTTTGACCCACTAGAGAAAATTGAGGCAAGGTGTACTGGTAGTCTAGTTGATGGTTGTGAAATCCTTTTATCTTTATCTGTTAATTACGATGCGTAAGCTTCATTTTATATTAGAAATGTAACCATTATTTCTTTCAATATCTGCAAAAACAAGGAAAGTATGATTCCTTGCTTGATCATTTCGCGTAACGAAATGCATCAAACATAATGAGATTCGATACCTCATACTTTTATAAACAAAATGCGAGCTTTCCTACACTAAAATAAAGGGAATAGCCACTGGCCATCCCTTTATTTTTTCTATAATCCATTACGAATTTGTTTAATCTCTTGATTACAGAAATGTCTAGACTCTCTCCTGCAATCATCTTCAGGATAATGTATAAGTAAGCCTATACATCCTGAACACTTCTTCTCTCTACATGCTCCAATACATGCAAGCTGAACACTAATTATACATGTAATCGTAAATATCTTTTCAGTGCTAGGAGGTACTATAGCAAATATAGGTTTTTGGTCATTACTTCTTTTTATTATAACAATCATATAACAATCCGATGTGTTTTGGATTTTTACTGTTCCAGATGGCAGCACGCCAATTGCCTTCCAAATAACTCTGAGAATACCGTCACAGGATTGATTTATTTTACTGCAAATTTCTTCTGTTATTAACTGTTTATATTTTTTATAATGGCAATCGTACATAGAGAGTAAGCACCTCCCAATAATACTTCTCAACATTATTATATTCCACGATCATGGACTTAGTTCTTATCATTATGCAACATAAAATAAAACTATGGCAGACATATAAATACAATAAGTTACTGTAATTAGTAAGGTTCGCTTATAAAAAATATATAGCTCATATGTATTTGCAATAAGTCCAAAGCATCTCCCAAATAATTCTAATATTCCCACTAAACAAAAGTGAAAACTCTACAGCAAACAAATAGCCGCATTCATCACATAAGCCTTCTATTTCAACACATCTTCCACATATGTATTTCTTTCTATCTTCAATAACGATACACTGATAGCAAGGTCTCTTCCACTTGTTTTTCATATATGTATCTAGTGCACTATACAAATTAAAAACTGGGATATTACTCTTCATCATCTTTTTTATTTTGCTCACTACCAGTTGCTTTTCTTGATAATTGAGTCGAAGATGTTCTGTTCCTTCATAAGGAGTATGGAAATTAAATGAGATGGCTTTAATATGAGGGTGTTGCTTCGCAAGTTCACCAACTTCTCCAATTTCATTATAGTTCATCTTATTAACTGCCATGTAGATACAAATATTAGAGTCATTAGCCTTATCCAAGTTCTTTATAATAGTGTCAAAGGTTTCACCTCTAATAAGATCATGAGTCTGTTTATTACCATCAATACTCAGAAAGATCAAATCTGCTTCTGGAATATTTAGATTTATAGTTCCGTTTGTAACAACATTAACGATATAGAATCCCATGGCCTTTGCTTCTTGAACTAGATGCCTTATGTTCTTATTCCCATCTTGCCACAGCAGTGTCTCACCACCACAGAAGAATAAAATTCTAATTCCCTCTGAATATAATGATTCCATGTCTTCCTTTATATGTTCATAAGAATATATTTTTTTATTAATATTGCCTACAGCACAGTGTTGGCAATTTAAGTTACATTGATCCGTAAGTATAATAGTTCCCAAGATTGCTTTTTTCTGTCTCATTAGTATGGTTTTCACCCCAAACCATGATAGAGAAATAAAGTGATTTATTTTCATGACCTACCCCCATCTACAATTTTACTTCCTCTATCCATGGCTTTCTCATGGATATTTCCCATAATCTATTTAAGTAATGAATTGAATATTGCTTTTCAATGTAGTGGTAAATAAAACGCCCTAGGTTTGTTAAAACAATATTATCCCCTTTATTCTTTGTCATACCAAATAGCTTGGCAATTCTAAAAGCTAGTTTAAATTCTTTTAGCATATCCTTATGGAACAAATTTTTAAATCGCTTTTGATTGATGACTCCTTCATAACATCTCCAGAAAAACCAAAAGATCATTTTCTCTCTTTCAGACATCCTATTGACAAGATTAATTGGCTTTCTTCTAGCCTCTATAGCTTCAATATATGCGTTAACGTTAAAGGTATTAAGATAAAAGTATGTATCAAAGTGAGAACTAGCTCCTGCGCCAAAGCCAATAAATGTTTCTCTTGTCACTGATGTATACCGGTTACTCTTTGATTTACCATATGTCCATACAGAACTTCTATCATAATCGTATTCCTTGGATATTATATCAATAATTTTTAGTATTTTACCTTCTTGCAACTCACTAAATCGACTTAATTTATTCTTTTTTATAATCTGACTCATTGGGGTCAAAGGAAATACTATTAATGGATAAATGGACAACTGATCAATATCATAGGAGTATACCTTTTTTAGATCATACTCAATATCTTTTAAGGTTTGCCCTGGTATATTGGTCATGATATCCACATCAATGCATTTAAAATTATATTGTTTAACTAATGTGAGAACTTGCTCTATTTCTCTTTCTCTATAATCTCTCCCTAGGAATTCTAAAGCTCGATCATTAAACGTTTGTACTCCAATGCTAATTAGATTAACTCCCATTTCAAGTAGTTCATCTAATAATTGGTTATTGACCTCTGTTGGGTAAACTTCCACACCTATATTCCCACTAAATCCATATAACTCTTTAAGAAGATTTATTACTTCTTTCAATGTAGGCAGCATTAGAGTTGGTGTACCTCCTCCAAAATAGACAGAAGTAATTTGTTGGTTATTAAATTCATCTCTATAATAGGTAATTTCTTTTAATAAAGCTCTTCTATAGTTTTCTGCAATTTTCTTATTATAGAGCGTCTTATTGTAAGGACAATAAGGACAGATTTTCTTACAAAAAGGAATATGTATATAGAAACCTATATGGTCATTAATACTATTAAAATCAATCATCCCATCCATATAGCTTACAAACTTAAATTTCTCTTTTTTTCCGAGTATGACTCGACGTAATATATTAGTAAGCATTTTTTCCCCCTTATAGCTTTTGGTAAAATTTCTACTAACCCCCATTTTAAACTAAGCTCCTTAACAAGTAAACAAATAACAAATAATTTTAAGTATATTTTAATAAGAAAGTGACTATTGTCATGTTTTATTTATGAATAAGAAAAGTAGAGTGAATCCTCCTAAAGTTTCCACTCTACATACTACTATTCTATCCTGTTACCTTGTGCCATCTCGCGCTCCACTCGTTCAATCATACGTTTTACCATCTGGCCACCAATATTTCCACCACTTTGGACTTGTTGGTTAACGTGTTGTGGTTCATCAGTTATATTACTCATCTCCTGTGTATTTGCAATTCCTAATTCATTAGCTATTTCCATTTTGAATTTAGCTAACGCACCTTCAGCATTTGGTATTAGTGGTCGTTTTGACATATTTTCACCTGCTTATATTTTTTCCTTGTTGCATTATTTATTATCTCTCACTCTTGCTTTAATAAACAAATCACTATCTACCATTAATTCAATTTTTTCTCATTGTAAACCATTGACTAAAATCAAGTTGACAATATATCTATATTTTTTTATAATAAGATAAGTCTTTATAAAAATTAATTTGAATAAGTATATTCATCTTATGAATTAATCTTAGTATAAGATAGCTAATGTTGCTTTAGCTAAATTATAAGAAGACTAATAAAAACAAGTTAGAAAGAAGGCATCATCATGAGTCATCTGTTTATAACTGGATCTGATACTGATGTTGGAAAAACCTTTGTCACAGCCGGTCTTACCCATGTCTTACATAAAAATGGAAAGAAGGTTTGTCCTTATAAGCCTGTTCAAAGTGGTGGAGAGATAGGCGAAACAGGGCTTGAGCCTGGTGATTGTAAATTCGTCAAAAATATGACAGATCTACTATTACCCTATGATTTAATGAATACCTATTGTTTAAAAGAACCCATTTCTCCTCATCGAGCAGCTGAGAAGGAAGGTGTTCATTTAGTCCCTGAAAATATTTTAGACCACTATTATTTCCTAGAAAATAAATTTGACCATGTCCTAGTTGAAGGAGCTGGTGGTGTTGTTGTTCCGCTTCTAAGAAATAGTTTCTATATGTATGACCTCATGAAACAACTTGGAATACCTGCTATTGTTGTTACTCGAACTGCAGTTGGAACTATTAATCACACAGCTTTGACTGTGCATTATTTAAAAAGTATAGGTATACATATAAAAGCAATTATTTTTAATGGTTATGAGGGTCATGATTATGAGGATGACAACATCAAAATCCTAAAGGATATCACTCAAATTGAGCAAATCTTTGTTTTACCTAAAGTAAAAGAGTTCTCTCGTGAGAAAGTTCAGGAGGTTTATGAGAAACATTTACCTTTTGATCAAGTTTTGAATCTACTGAAATGATGGAGGTATTTTTTCACCACACCTTGATGAACTTGATATTGATTAGTAAGTCATCAATTACGATGAGGAGTTAGGTTTCTAACTCCTTTCTCATTCCCTGAAACAGCTTTTAGTTAATATTAATTTATTTGCAATTTATTTGCATTAATAACTTTTTCATGGTATAATACATATGCATTTTTTATTTTGATAATCAAAGTATTCTTGAGGTGGTACATGTGAATACACAAATGTTGAAAAACCTTTTAGCGTCTAAAACTATAGCAGTCTCGATACTTAACACAAAAAAACTTGACCAATTAATATATTACATGAACGATACATGTAAAGAGTTCTTACAGTATGACCAACATGAACTCAATCAAGTAACATTAAAAGCTATTATACATAAAGATGATCTCCATAGTTCAACTCAGATGCTCCATAAACTGTTAAATTCTGAACTTAAAGAGTATACAGCTGAAAGAAGATATGTACGTAAAGATGGTAGCGAGTTTTGGGGATTACTTACTCTAAAATGGCTAGATGATACTTTTATTCTATGGACGATACAAGATATCCAAGAAAAAAAAGATATAGAAGAGGCTTTTATTAACTTTATTCATCAAGGTTCGGTTAATAGAATTTCTTCTGAAGACTCTTTCGAACATCCGACAATGGACTCTGAACTATCTATAGGTCCAAAGAGTAATAGGAAATATTTTAGAATTTCATTAAAATGTCCGATTTGTTCAGAACTTCGAATCCTTCGGGAAGGTAAAGGCTCTATGGCAACTTCTTCATCAACTAATATTTGTATAAAAGATATTGGTCCAGGAGGGTTGAAATTTAAAAGTGATCTAAAATTACCTGTTGACTCACAATTGACCTTGGAATTTAACTTTCAGCTTCTTGGTATAAAATTTAATCTTCGTGGAAAAGTGGTTAGAGCGGTTACTAAAAAAGGCTATTACCAATATGGCGTTCGATTTTATATCGATGAAAAAAATAGAGCTTTGTTGGCTAGAACTTGTAATAATGTAGCAATCTTATATCGTAATCGTATAGCTTTATACGATACCCATTTATGTGAAAAATCATGTGACTAACTATAGGTGTAAATACATATAGTCATACATATTAAAGAGGGCTCAAAGTTGAGCCCTCTTCTTATATTAAATTACTTTTGATTAGACCTGCACGTACATATAAAGTTATACTTGATAATAAGATACATGATAATATATCACCACCAACTGATACTAAGAAACCGTATTGAATAGCTAACATGATTGAGAATTCTGCACCAACGAATAAGTTCTTTGCCATATATAAGTATGGTACACCGGTTATATAGATAACTATCATGGCGATTAGTGATGCAATAATATACCATTTAAAAGTATAAGTTCCTTTTAATTCTATGATTTTACCAGCTACATATGCGCCTAAAATGAAACCAATCAAATAACCGAATGTTGGTGTGAATATATAATAAATACCACCCCCACTAGCAAAAACAGGGACACCAATTAAGCCAATGATGACATAAATCAACTGTGATAACATACCTAACCTAGAACCCAATAATAAACCAGACATGATGCAGAAAAATAATTGCATAGTAAATGGTACATAAGGTAGTGGTATTTTTATCCAAGCCCCTACCGCAGTTAATGCAGCAAATAATCCAACTAGAATTATATTCTTAGGATTAAGATCCGCCTTATACATATTATAAACTGTGATAGCTCCCATAATAATAAAAGCACCTACAGCAAGTATCAATTGTAACTCTGTACTCATAAATATTGTTTCCCCTCTCTTTAAGCATACTATTTTAATGTTAACTCCATTATATAAGACAACCTTTTTATTGTCAACTAATTTACACGATTAGGTTAACAATAAACCAAAAAAGCTCAGGTGTAAAACCTGAGCCCTATCTGATTCATCACTTATGCATTTTTTAGTTTACCAACTTTTTCATAGTTTTTTTTATAACAGATTAAATAGTAAATACTTATTCCTAAAGTAAGTAGTTCAGCAAATGTAATGGATAAGAAAATACCTGCCTCACCTATAAAAATAGGCAACATATAAATTCCAATGACTACAAACAATAAACTTCTTGATAAAGATAAGATTGCTGACTTTACTGCTTCTTCTATAGCAGTAAAGAATGAGGATACAATAATATTAAAGCCCATTAAAAAGTAGGATGTTATAAACAGCTTGGTCATATAAACAGTCATATCTATCAATTCTTTATTTTCCTTGGCAAAAATATTAATAATAGGTTCTGACTTAAAAAACATCCAGAAAAATGCTGTTATACTAATTCCTTCAGCTGTTATAATTGCCACCCTTAAGGTTTTATGAACTCTTTTATAGTTTCCAGCACCTAGATTATAGCTAACTATAGGTTGAAGAGATTGGGTTAATCCGAAGATAACCATAATCACTATTGTATTGATATATAGTACGATACTCATCGCTGAGACACCCATTTCTCCAAGAGCTTTCATAATAACAATGTTGAATAAAAGAGTAGTAACAGAAGTTGAGACCTGAGTTAAAAATTCTGAACTTCCATTGAAAATTATTTTTCTGAAAACCTCTATTTCAGGTTTGAAAAGAGTAAATTTCAGTCTAGCTTTCTTAGAAAGGAAGTGGCCTATTAATAGAGTTGTAGCTAATAGACTTGAGGTTACTGTTGCAATTGCTGCACCTTTTAGTCCTAAGCCTATGATGCCAATTAAAACAAAATCCAATAGGATATTTAAAAGAGATGAACTAATGGCAACTACCATACTATAGTTAGGTCTACCATCTGTCCTAATAAAAACATCAAATAGCATTGGACCTTGAGAAAAGATTAAGCCAAAGAGCATGACGTATAAATATTCTTTTACAAGAGGTGCCAATGTTTCATTTGCACCTAATAAATTAATTAATGGATCAATAAAAATTAATCCTAGCACAGTTGAAAGAATACTTACTGCTGCTGCCAATGATACCGTAAAAGAAAATATCTGAGAAGCTTTCTTCATATCTCCTTTACCAGCATGAATGGTTGCTACTACATTACCCCCTATGGCTATCATACCTGTAATACTACCTACAAATGTAATAAAAGGCATTGCCATATTTACAGCTGCTAAGCCTAGATGTCCTACATACTGTCCTACAAAAATCCCGTCAACAATGACATATAATGAGAGTACAACCATACCAATAATTGATGGTATCGCGTACTGAAAAAATATTTTTACAATTGAGTCATTTCCTAAATCTAGTTGCTTCATGAGCTCCACCTCCAACAGGTATCATACACGTTAGAGTAACTCTAATGTCAATAATTAATTTAAAAAAATTTGAAACTCTGTGATGTAACGAGTCTCATCACCAATCAAAAGATAGTTTTCATTCATGTATTCTATTAGAAATTGATTTTCTAAACCTTCTTTTTCCTTCATTTCAATCAAAAACTCATTAATGTTTCTTTTCAATTCATCTTCTGTACCTTCTAGAAGTAAGCTTATATATTCACCTGCAGGTATAAGTAGTATTTCATTCTCCTCTTTCACTTTCCCCTTTTCTTCTTCAGTTAAGGTAATGTATAGATTTTCTATATTTTCTTGTTGGTGTAGTAAAGCTCGATTAAATAGACTTATTTGTCCATTATCAGTTATTTGCTTGATCGTATTTTCTTCAATAATGGTCCTATCCTCTGCATCAATTTCTCCTACTTTAATTGCCAATCGCTCTGGAAATTTTTTTACTATTGGTTTATTCAGATACTGCTTATAGTGATTATAAAAATTTATTTTCTTATCTAATAAATCTTTAGTTCTTTCAAGGTCTCTAATCTGATTTTCAATTTTTTGCTTATTATCCTGTAATAGCTGATTATACTCATCTGCTTTAAAAGGATTACTTAATCTATCTTTAATTTGGACAATGGGAACATTCATTTCTCTTAATAAACGTATAATGCTCAATTCAAATATATGATCGTCATTATAATAACGGTAACCATTCTGATCATACTTGGGGTTTATGAGACCAATCTTGTCATAATATCGTAATGTATGTTTACTTAATCCAATAAGTTTAGCCATCTCATTAATGTATAATTTCATATTCTTTCTACTTCCTTCCCTTCAGAAGCCTTCATTAAGTAGTTCTTCAAGCTTCACATCAATTCTATTATACAATTGTTCAGGGGATTCAGCTATAATATTTTCTGCACGTATAACTGCATAAAATTGCTTATCACATAAGGAACATTGGCCTAAACATGGTTCTATGAAAAAGGAAACCATGGGGTACCTCTCTTCTAATTTTTTAATAACTGGCTCAAGTCCTTTACTTATATTGTTTTCACAGAGAAAAACTTCTTCTATCATGGTGTCATCTCCTTCAAAATACTGTTATTACTAGTATTTCATACTTAATTACTAATAAACATCCCATACAAATACAAGAGAAGTGACTGACTGTTTCCCACACTACAAGAAAAAGTACATGATCAAGTCTTTATTACCTTAATCATGTACTTCTTAATCCTTAAATTCATTACATCGCATCTAACATAAAGTATGCCCCTGTAGCTAATCCCGCTCCTAAAATAGTTACAATAGCTACTTTTAGCTTATCAATAGGTGTTTTCCCTTGAACTTCACCTGTTTGACCATTAACTAAAAAATTATATACCTTATTATTGAAAGTATAGGAAGCAACCCATATTGGTAAAAGGATATGCTTATAAGTAACATCTTGAAAGTTTGTACTACAACTGAAGT encodes:
- a CDS encoding S-Ena type endospore appendage, yielding MSDCTCQSMLSGCNKRIEKDIFEECFELNCDGTTQTVWSSDGILNPCGTLVLSVDVACAGVNILLNGGATVINTNPLLSGQSIIISSSPLTQIDVVCIAGTGVCRFKLCVICNYECC
- a CDS encoding S-Ena type endospore appendage codes for the protein MSFCCLDSRRDTDKAKACFRLACGSTDNEIWISNGLVNQCATLIFNVEQACDTSAAGGVNITINQTNGNTIQIDNLLQGESRTITVDRIDSITADCIAGTDNDGCVVFFCMLIHYDCC
- a CDS encoding S-Ena type endospore appendage, with the protein product MSCCLSNERQILNTCFQNQKYTLNCTNDADDLTLLWEADGLFNPSGTFIITIVKACFQVRLFVNDDEVELDNSIQEGDTLAFTFDPLEKIEARCTGSLVDGCEILLSLSVNYDA
- a CDS encoding S-Ena type endospore appendage; the encoded protein is MYDCHYKKYKQLITEEICSKINQSCDGILRVIWKAIGVLPSGTVKIQNTSDCYMIVIIKRSNDQKPIFAIVPPSTEKIFTITCIISVQLACIGACREKKCSGCIGLLIHYPEDDCRRESRHFCNQEIKQIRNGL
- a CDS encoding radical SAM protein — its product is MKINHFISLSWFGVKTILMRQKKAILGTIILTDQCNLNCQHCAVGNINKKIYSYEHIKEDMESLYSEGIRILFFCGGETLLWQDGNKNIRHLVQEAKAMGFYIVNVVTNGTINLNIPEADLIFLSIDGNKQTHDLIRGETFDTIIKNLDKANDSNICIYMAVNKMNYNEIGEVGELAKQHPHIKAISFNFHTPYEGTEHLRLNYQEKQLVVSKIKKMMKSNIPVFNLYSALDTYMKNKWKRPCYQCIVIEDRKKYICGRCVEIEGLCDECGYLFAVEFSLLFSGNIRIIWEMLWTYCKYI
- a CDS encoding coproporphyrinogen-III oxidase family protein — protein: MLTNILRRVILGKKEKFKFVSYMDGMIDFNSINDHIGFYIHIPFCKKICPYCPYNKTLYNKKIAENYRRALLKEITYYRDEFNNQQITSVYFGGGTPTLMLPTLKEVINLLKELYGFSGNIGVEVYPTEVNNQLLDELLEMGVNLISIGVQTFNDRALEFLGRDYREREIEQVLTLVKQYNFKCIDVDIMTNIPGQTLKDIEYDLKKVYSYDIDQLSIYPLIVFPLTPMSQIIKKNKLSRFSELQEGKILKIIDIISKEYDYDRSSVWTYGKSKSNRYTSVTRETFIGFGAGASSHFDTYFYLNTFNVNAYIEAIEARRKPINLVNRMSEREKMIFWFFWRCYEGVINQKRFKNLFHKDMLKEFKLAFRIAKLFGMTKNKGDNIVLTNLGRFIYHYIEKQYSIHYLNRLWEISMRKPWIEEVKL
- a CDS encoding alpha/beta-type small acid-soluble spore protein, which encodes MSKRPLIPNAEGALAKFKMEIANELGIANTQEMSNITDEPQHVNQQVQSGGNIGGQMVKRMIERVEREMAQGNRIE
- the bioD gene encoding dethiobiotin synthase, with amino-acid sequence MSHLFITGSDTDVGKTFVTAGLTHVLHKNGKKVCPYKPVQSGGEIGETGLEPGDCKFVKNMTDLLLPYDLMNTYCLKEPISPHRAAEKEGVHLVPENILDHYYFLENKFDHVLVEGAGGVVVPLLRNSFYMYDLMKQLGIPAIVVTRTAVGTINHTALTVHYLKSIGIHIKAIIFNGYEGHDYEDDNIKILKDITQIEQIFVLPKVKEFSREKVQEVYEKHLPFDQVLNLLK
- a CDS encoding PilZ domain-containing protein; its protein translation is MNTQMLKNLLASKTIAVSILNTKKLDQLIYYMNDTCKEFLQYDQHELNQVTLKAIIHKDDLHSSTQMLHKLLNSELKEYTAERRYVRKDGSEFWGLLTLKWLDDTFILWTIQDIQEKKDIEEAFINFIHQGSVNRISSEDSFEHPTMDSELSIGPKSNRKYFRISLKCPICSELRILREGKGSMATSSSTNICIKDIGPGGLKFKSDLKLPVDSQLTLEFNFQLLGIKFNLRGKVVRAVTKKGYYQYGVRFYIDEKNRALLARTCNNVAILYRNRIALYDTHLCEKSCD
- a CDS encoding biotin transporter BioY is translated as MSTELQLILAVGAFIIMGAITVYNMYKADLNPKNIILVGLFAALTAVGAWIKIPLPYVPFTMQLFFCIMSGLLLGSRLGMLSQLIYVIIGLIGVPVFASGGGIYYIFTPTFGYLIGFILGAYVAGKIIELKGTYTFKWYIIASLIAMIVIYITGVPYLYMAKNLFVGAEFSIMLAIQYGFLVSVGGDILSCILLSSITLYVRAGLIKSNLI
- a CDS encoding MATE family efflux transporter; amino-acid sequence: MKQLDLGNDSIVKIFFQYAIPSIIGMVVLSLYVIVDGIFVGQYVGHLGLAAVNMAMPFITFVGSITGMIAIGGNVVATIHAGKGDMKKASQIFSFTVSLAAAVSILSTVLGLIFIDPLINLLGANETLAPLVKEYLYVMLFGLIFSQGPMLFDVFIRTDGRPNYSMVVAISSSLLNILLDFVLIGIIGLGLKGAAIATVTSSLLATTLLIGHFLSKKARLKFTLFKPEIEVFRKIIFNGSSEFLTQVSTSVTTLLFNIVIMKALGEMGVSAMSIVLYINTIVIMVIFGLTQSLQPIVSYNLGAGNYKRVHKTLRVAIITAEGISITAFFWMFFKSEPIINIFAKENKELIDMTVYMTKLFITSYFLMGFNIIVSSFFTAIEEAVKSAILSLSRSLLFVVIGIYMLPIFIGEAGIFLSITFAELLTLGISIYYLICYKKNYEKVGKLKNA
- a CDS encoding MerR family transcriptional regulator; translated protein: MKLYINEMAKLIGLSKHTLRYYDKIGLINPKYDQNGYRYYNDDHIFELSIIRLLREMNVPIVQIKDRLSNPFKADEYNQLLQDNKQKIENQIRDLERTKDLLDKKINFYNHYKQYLNKPIVKKFPERLAIKVGEIDAEDRTIIEENTIKQITDNGQISLFNRALLHQQENIENLYITLTEEEKGKVKEENEILLIPAGEYISLLLEGTEDELKRNINEFLIEMKEKEGLENQFLIEYMNENYLLIGDETRYITEFQIFLN
- a CDS encoding DUF1450 domain-containing protein; protein product: MIEEVFLCENNISKGLEPVIKKLEERYPMVSFFIEPCLGQCSLCDKQFYAVIRAENIIAESPEQLYNRIDVKLEELLNEGF